The DNA region TGGACAAGTTCCACCTGCTGACAAACATTCAGGAATCAAGCCTCACTCCACACTTGCAAGTGAAATATTGTCAGGAGCATTCTTGCCACTCTACGttaggggaaactgagtcacaaacgTGTGAAATGACCTGTACAATGTCCCAAGGAGTCCGTGTATGGCGCAGAATAGAACCCAACGCTACCAAGATCCTGCCAAAGATCCTCAACTTTATGAATCTGTAGCTCCTGTCACCACCGCATCTTATTATTAGGGAGCAAATGGCGGTGGGGAAACACTGCATGGCATAAAATCTCCACTTCTGCCCCCAGAGGCATTCTGGGCCAGCAATTCTTATCCCACCGCTTCCaaagctccccaccccacatgcAGCTTGCCTCTTGGGTTCAAGTCGGGCCTCAAGCAAGAGCCGGACGCAGAAGCAGCAGTTGCCCAGGGAACAaaaccataataaaaaaaaaccccaaaaaaacagagaggcaaacagcACCAGGTGGGTAGCAGGGAGAGCTACAGAACGAGGCTTCCTGAAATGGGTGACTGATGGATGCTGAAACTCCCTAAATAACACTCAGTGAGTTTCCAGTCTTTGAGGAAGGCGTTAACAGAAGCTGCTGTGCAAAGCTGTTCCagactttcattttcttctgtggCCCCCTACAGCCCCCGTCAAGCAGATGTTTAAAGAAAGGGACTGAAACAGAGGAAGTGAGCGTCAGTCCCTCAAGGGCTTCCCCAGGACAGGCAGGATGGATGGGGCCAGCTGATCTGGCTCTGGACTGCATCTCCATAGGAACCCCGGCGGCATTTCCAGGCTGCGCGGGAAGAACTGACGCACAGTGCCATAGAGATACAGCTATATTTGTGGTGGTGTTGCATATTTAAGACAACTTTACATAATGCTTCTGACACAAAGCTTTCGGCGTTACCTCTTTGGAACAGGGGCCAAGCCCTGCATAGTTTCTCCCACTTATTTCCAACCACCAGGTTTACTTGTGAACACAGAACACGTTCCAGGCCAAGTCCCTTCCCAGCCCTAGTGCTACTGCCTCACGTGCCCAGCTAAAAGTGAGGGGACGGAGGCGGTGGGGCATAGGCACACGTGTCATCTGTCCTCACTGGGATCATCTGCCAGAGAGGTATGGAGGTCTCTAACCGCTGTGGGTCTGGCGAGGCCCATTGGGCTAGAGAAGGAACTTATCTTACAACATTTCCCTTCAGCACCTTCCCCCTACTTAAACCAGAGACGGGGAGATGATCAAGTTAAAACCAGAGATGAACCCAGATCAGCCCCTCTGATCCAGAACCGCCTGTGAGCTCTTGCCCTAGAATGGGTCACATTGACACTCCCCAGCAGAACATTCCTGAATGCTGGGTAAGTTCGTATCTGGGTCAGAACTTCGAAAAACGGGCTCATTCCCACTGAACAGCGTCCAGCTCCTTTGCAGGAGTCCTGACTCAAGAGTCAGTCTGTGCATTCCCTCTGCAGTATAATATGGCACACAGAGGCTCACCCCTAGGGCAGAGAATTCATCTTACCCCAGCTCCCGTCACCACCATTCAACGGGGCGAATTCAAGCGGGGGCTCAGCGTTTGGGACCCACCCGCTGAAATCAGCCCAGGGTTAGGAACCGAACAAAAGGGGGTCTTGAAAGTGGTGTGAAcgttgtgggggggggaggatcctACGAGCCCCACCCCCTAGGCCTTGGAGGATGTTGTCACGTAGGTAGCTTATGAGGCCCCCATCCCCATAGTGTCTGGGCAGCTTCTGAAGACTGGGCTCTAGACTCCATGGAAGAGGGGGAAGTAGCGCTCTGCTTTAGTCAGGCTCGAacgggagggagggggttgggcaAAGCTGGCCTAAGCCTTGGCTCTTCGCGGTGGAAGCCACGGCAGGTATGGGGAGAGGCTGTGAGGTTTCTGCCAACCCAGGGGAGGGAAATTCACACTGAGCCCAGTGAGTGGGCTAACTGGATACAGCACTGAACACCCgtctggggcagggcagacacTTTATAGGGGTGGGAGGGTTAATTCATCCACCCAAGCAGCCCCTGCTGGGCCTCCCTCTAAGACAGTGGAGTCAATGGGGACCTCTCAGACTTCAGTCACTAGAGGAGTGACCTGGGTGAGCCCGGGGGCTTCGCTTCCCCCTTCCCAAGCTCCAGCCATCCCACGAGAAACACCAGCAGGTGTGAACATTTGGCACAGTTGGCAGCCCCGCTCCAGGAAACCTTGGCACTCGGCTGCTACAGAGAACCCGCCTGACGAAGCGCCCCCTGGCGAGCAGGAGGGGAATCAACCTCACCCAGGGACAGCAAGGTTTGATTCCCAGCAGCCACCACAAGGAAATGAAatactcaacccccccccccccaccaccaccaccactacccccgAGCCACCAAGAGAACAAAGTACATTACAGCGAAGGGGAGAGGAGTCACAGATTCCCTGGCCAACGAGGGCCTGTGTCTCTATTGCACTTTGCTTCATATATATTtatctatatatttataaaaatacaaaCTAAGAGGATAGGGTGGAGGGGGATGAGATGCAGGCATCAAGCCAGCAGCAGCTTCTCCAAGGACACGGGCaggacagcccctgcccctggtgctCCCCATAGACCCTTGTCCCCAGAGTCCTCTGCCAGCAATCGCTCAGGAACGTGGAAGATCAGCAGCGTGAGTCCTGATCCCACAGAGAGTCAGCCACggacggggaggggcagggcagggggtatgCCGGGGTAACCCAGAACTGGCAGATCAGCCGggttcccccccccaacacctgaGTCACACCTGCACGGATTCAATAAATACGCCGCTCCTCCATCTGCCAGCGCCCTCCTTGTGCCCTGGTGACGGGCGCTTCCGCATGCTCTCTCCAGCCACTCAGTGCCCATTCCTGGGAGAGGTGGGTGGGACTCCTGTTCCAGCACCTCCCCCCAAAATGAAACAGGAAAGTTTTTCCGCCGCCTGAaggttcctctctctcttccccgaGTGAATAAGGTGCCATTTCACGGGATGACAGACAAGAGAATCCCCCCTGGGGGCACGTGCGCTTCCCCCCCTCACGTTCGCCGTGGGGGACGCTCCCTTGTTCCGTTTTCTCTGCCCCAGGTTGCCCCTGCTACCTCAGTCGCCCGTCAGGTTTGATGGCCCCCAGTTCTGCTTTGGGGTCTGGGGAAAGCGAACTCCAGGAGGTTTTGCTGCACGTGTCCAGGGAGGAGCAGCTGGAGGGGCTGCTCACGCAGAGATCCGCCACCGACCAGAAGCTGCCGATGCTGCTGTCCGTCCAGTCCTCCAGGGCCTTGCCCATCAGCTGCGCGTTCCGCAGGGCCTCCTTCTCCACCTCATCCGAGCGCGGCAGGTTCAAAATCCCACCCAGTCCCTGGAAGCTTTGTTCCATATACTCATTGCGGGGGGGACCCCCATGTAACCAGCTGCTGTCATCTGGGCAAAACACAGAGGGAGAGGTGATTGAGAGACAGGCGGACACAGTCCCCAAACCTCCCACCATGCCCCTTGAATACGGTGGAGAGGCGCTCACCAGACGATCCCTTAACATGCCACACCCAACTGGAGGAGAGACCACCCCCGCTGGACACACAAGGAGAgatcatggggggtgggggaagaatagGGAGATAGGATAGGCCAGGATGCTCAGAACAAGATGGAGCAtggcatgctgggacctgtagtctccaTGGGCTGATGCCCCACATTAACAGTGACAGGAAGCCACAGGTCACATGGCAGAGTTCTCTGGCCCTCATTTGCAGCTGGACATTTCCTCAACAACTGGCTGGGCCGTGGTTGTGTGGAGAGCTGGTCAGGAcgggggaagcagggggaggtTTGCCCCCCACGTAAACCAAAAGTTTCCCAGGTAAGAACATTTCACAAAAACGACATTTTCGGTTGGGATGGACAATTTCCAGGGCAGCCCTAGCTGCACATCTAAAGCTAGCTCATGCCAACGTGGATTCTCAGGGCCAAACCTGGCCTAAATGGATGCAGCTCTACTGACGTCAGGGAGGTCTCTCCCATTTGCAGCAGCCGAGAGTATGGCTCGAGATTTCCCCAGTGACAGGTGGCGAAGGCTCTGTCAGAAGGTCATGGGCTCAGATCATGTCTATACAGCGAGTTACTGCgcggcaagccagggtgtgactctACACCATGCCAGTTTGCCGCGCAGTAACATCCCAGGTGGGCAGTGCAGTGACAGGTCCGGAGTACCCTGTAGCACCCTGACCCGCCCTCCGGGGCTTTCACTGCACTGTAGCAGCGTCCACATGGGACGTTCGTGTGTGGCGAGCTGGCGTGCTGAAGATTCACACCGTGGCTTGCCGTGCAGTGACTCGCCGTGTAGACCAAGCCCTAAGATCAGCCCACCAATGGCTGCTTGGTGGCCTGTGTGGAACAGGTTTGGTGGTTTTCAGTGGTCAAGGAAAAGCCACTTGGTACAACTGATCCTATTTTGTTGCTAGTCTCAGCAGAGTCCAAGGGTCCCACAGGCCACGGAGACTGAGTCTCCCTCCCTGCTGAAGGCGGAGCAGCCTGAGGAAATCTGGGCTAGGTTGGACTGACTAGGCGTAGGTGGAGTCCAGCAGGAGGCAGCCACTCCCCTTACCTTTCCCAACAGGTTGGTTGTGGTTGAAGGTCTGTGGCACCACCAGGAACTGGTTCTCTCCGaggggctcccagaactggaggaGGCGGACGGTCCAGACCCCGGGGCGCAGGGGCCGGTTGAGAGGGGGCTTGTACTGCGTGAACTCCGCTTCCGCGTCCACGGTGATGTCGTAGGACGTGGCGATGACGTAGGTGGGGTCGATCCAAACCACGGTGGCGGTGAGGTTAGGCCCCCGGGACCATCTCTGCATGGCCACTGGCTCGTCGAAAGGCCCAATCAGGCCCCCGAAATTCCGGAAGATCCTCTCCTTGGGATCCCACTCCGTGCCCACCTGCAAGGGGAGAAATTGAGAGTGAAGTCAGGATGGGGCGGCACCAGGCCACAGTCAGCCAATGCGTGAGGAGGCACCAGCCACCTCTGTTCTTACATCACACTCCAGAGGACATGTTCCATCGGCCTAGCAGGAGAAGGCAACACAGTCTCTCCCCCGCCAGCCTGGGCTGGGCCAGATGCTGGAAGGAGCTCGAATATTCAGAGAAAGAAGCCAAACTCCTAGCAGTTGCAGCTTATTAAATAGGGTGTTTTGCCtcagccaccccaccccagggcattTCCCTTGCTGGAGAGCATGACCATGGGACAGCACTGCCAATGGGTTTCAGGTGCCACGTCCCATTCTCCTGCGCCCTCCCTTCTGCTCTGGTAGAGCCCCCAACAGGAAACCCACACCTACCCCTGCACCGTGCTGTCCCATCcacgctccctgcctgccttagAGAAGCTGTGGCCATAGACAGAGAGGGGAGCGCATAACTGTCCTACCTCCAGGTTCTGTAGTCGGTTAGTTTGTCCTCCGTGACCTGCCAGCTTCAGGGCCCCTCGCGGCATCATCCACATCTCCAGAGACTCCACCTGCCCCGTCCCAGAGTTCTGCACCTCCTGCATCACCAAGTAACCCTGGAAACGGTCGTCGTAGAAATACAGATGCACACTGGATGGGAAGCCATGGGGCTCAAATCTACAGAGAAGAGACCATTGGCATGCTCACAGTCCCACAGTGCTGAGGCGGCCCTACTGCTCAGAACCCAGACCCGGGATCTCAGGGTCTCCTACCTGCAGAATTTCTCTGCCTTCTGCATCTGGGATGAGGTCACTTTCTGCAGCCCTAGCCTGGAGAAGGATGTGTACACAGTCAGGATGAGATCACTGAGCCCGCTCAGCCCATCCACACGGTCATAGACGTTCTCCCAATAGGCCTTGAGGGCTGGCGTGTTGGGCGGGTAGTTACCGTAGAGGTGAGAATCCAAGATCTCCAGAACTTCCTGGTTCACCGTCGACTCAAACTTCCTGGCAAAGAACGTGGGTCTGGAGAGTTGCTGAAAAGAGACAGGCGTTCCCGACACCATTGGCAATGACTAGAGCGGCAGAGAAATTGACTAGAGCAGCAAACGCAGCCAGTCTATTTCTACTGCGCAAGCCAAGAGAAAGGCAAAGGGCCAACGGCCTCAATCATGAATTAGATTGATTACAGTGGGAAGAATTGTCATCAGTGAAAATGCTGCTCATAAGGCAGATCAGTTTGTTTTCCAGAAATATTGCAACTTGAGGGTATCTCCCGGAGAAGCCTGTCACTGACAGGCCTCATTTCCATCACTTAGGAGTCCACAGGTGAACTCCCCTCGGAGCCCTAATGGGGCTCTGCCTGGGGGCACAATTCTGCGTGCATGGCTCAGATGGCCGGATCAGGACCTTCAATAGCACAGAGCCAATTAGCAGAGATTAACTGCATTTGGGACGACTGTGTGCATGGCCTCAGAAGATCTCTGACTTGCCTTGGTCAGCCTCACGTTTGCAAAGGAGACAGATCAGCACCACACTGAATACAATTTCTCCTAAGAGCAATTAAGGTTttaaaagaggtttttttttgctCAACCAAAgcctgggggggaaggaaagatgAGCTGCTGTCTGAGCATGAGATCTGTTGGAGagcagaggggaggaaagggaaggagatCTGGGACTGGGAAGGGAACTGCTTGTAGGACTAAAGAAAGAGGGTGTGttggggagagaaaggagagaagCAGACGGGAGGGACAGTGTCATTTTCACCTGTAGCCGCAGGAAGTCCTGGGGTTTGAAGTCATTTGGGGAGCACCCACACCAGTCGACTATGTGTTTATATTGGCACTTACAGCCCAGCTTGCGGTTCCAGTTTGTCACCCGGAGGTTGTTGTCGACGAGAGTCTCGCAGGCGTGGCTGTTCTCCAGGATGGTGTGGAAAAAGGACTGTGCACAGACAGAGAAAAGGGCAAAAACCACCAGAGATGCAGCAAGCCCGGATGATGGAGATCACTGCTAGTTTCCCCCCGACATGCACCTCCAGCCCACCCCATTGTGCCTCCTCCCAGCAGGAGGAGACTTCAGGCATCCGCTGTTTACACAGAGCTTTGCGGGTTTAAAAGCCCCTAATATTTCCTGTCTGCAAACCCCTGGGATTCCTAGCTGGCTCCCTCCCATAACGGATCCGGGGGGCGGGCGGTTCCACACTCACTCTACATACATTCCCAGCACGCTCCCCGGAACCAGACCATCACGCCCCTCCAGCGGCTCGTATCCGGGGGTCTCGTATCACGCAAGGTGGCTAGAGTTTAAAAAAGGGACTGGAAAAAACAAAGGCACTTTCTTATTCAGCACATCTGCTTGCTGTGGGTCcgactctcccctgccccacatgCCGTGCAGCCACGGGTAGCCGTGCAAAGGGGAGGGAAGTGCTACCAAGGCAGAAGGGCAGCACTTCACATGCTCTTTGCACAGGTCTTGACGGCTGCACAGGTGCGGGACCTGGGGAATCGGACCCAGTATGGTGCTTCACTGACGCACACAAGCCTTGGCTCCCACTCGCCCTGCGGAGCCAGCGACGCTCCAGAAGAACCAGCGGAGCTGAATTCCTGAAACCTCAAGAATTTAGTCCTGGAGCTTGTGGAACAGGGAAAGGCAGAGCTGGGGCCCAGGCTCTGCGCGTGGTGCAGGCAGGCaggaaaaccaaaacacaaagcagctgcggctctgggggTAGCTTGTTGCTTCTGAGATGACGTTAGGAGAGAGAAACGTGAAACCTCCCAAAGGCAGCTACACGGTCTCTGGTCTGGCCGGGGCGGCTCCACATTCAAGCTTCTGTGCGAAAAGGCACTGAGCTCCTCAGCGCCAGGAGAGccgctgagcaggggctggaggcacCTAACACAGGTAACCGAGATGGGTCGGCTGTGGAGTCTGCCCTGCCTGCCGCCAGTAagagccagagggctggggaccTATGTCACGTCTGCCAGGGCCCAGCGCACCGGGGGGGGCAGCTTAGCGACGGGGGAATGCAGGAGATTTCCAGCTGTACTTGGCTGGGTCTCTTCAACTTCCACCCCCCGTGCTCACCACACCCCCTGCTCCACGCCCCTCTTACAGACACAAACAGACAGAGTTTTGTCCACACTCGAATGATCTTCCAATGGCAGGATGTTAATGGGAAGCAATTAAAGGGCTTTATCCTGCTGCCATCAAAGCCGCTGGGAGCTTCGACGTCAAtgagaacaggatcaggccccaaggcaGGATAAGGTCCCCAAGAGGAGGAACATGATTCAAAACGGGAGAGACTCCTGTGAagccagctctgagccccccgccccagggaACCTCCCCGCCCACCCACCTCGGCTGGCAGAAGCGTGTAGGTGTAGAACTGCTGCAGCTGGGACACCAGCTGGTCCTCCGTGTAGACCACGTACTCCACAAAGCTCCGCGTCAGCGCGAACCAGTCTGAGCCGCCGTCCACCACGATGCCCTCCGGGATCTGCCGCTCGCCCAGCCGCCACATGTGGGAGTCGCACTCGTGGAAGAGGCGGTCCAGGCCCTGCTTCTTAATGAACCTGCGTAGGGACGGGGCGGGGTCAACAGCGTGTGGTCTCTAGAGGAACACACATTCCCGACTGCGGAGAGGTCACCTCGCTAACAGGAGCGGGGGCACTTCCCAGTGTGCGGTGACAAGGTCAAGGGCAGATCCTCGGCTGGCCTGACTCAGGGGAGCTCCATTACAGCCAACGCGGATTGACACGGTGGCTGACCCGGCACATTGTTTGTGTCGCTGTTACAGGGACGTATGGAGGCAGGACTTGTTCTTTCGGCTGCTTGGTATAATTGCCCTAGTGCCCGCTTCTTCTCAGAGTTCACCCCCCTGCTGATCTCTATCCCGACCCCGGTGCCAAGCGCCACTCTGCCCCCACACCCGGGTTACCTGGCGTTATCTCGGCCGTGAGACTTCAGGAAGTTCTTATCTCGGTATTTGGTCAGGAACATCACCAGTTCCTCATTGGTTCTGTAGGGAGCAGGGATACGAACAAGAGTGCGTTAGCAGCGCTGGAGCGGGAGCCGTAGCTGCCAGGGCTAAAGGCTTACACGGTGAGGCTGTAATTTGCATAGCCACAAAGCTGGCTGACGGGCACAGATGCAAAACCTTATCGCAGGGCTGGTGAGGTGCAAATCTGCCTGCTCCACTGCCTGGCGCCTAATGAGAgcgagcaggggtggggtgggggtgtttcaCTCACAGGGCGAGGGACAGAGCAGGATAAACTGATTCACACTCCAGACTCCCAGCAAAGGTATCGCCCTCCCAGCCGGaccctctgctctcctgcagagatgggaccaggcctggggctggagcaAAGCTGAACTGCCCCATTCCCCCGTCGCACGCTGCCCCCCTCCGACACCCCACACGGCTTCTCATTCATCAGCTGGCGGGGTCCGTGCAGACAGGGCTCCCCAATCCCCTTCTCGGGCACGTGGGTTCCATTTCCACCCCTCGTTGCCCCTTAgctctctcctcctttcccccttcacCCCCATGCAGTGGGGATCTCCAGTgtcttccggggggggggggggggaaagaccaGAGAGGGTGCTGAGatcccagctcctgctccatgGTGCTACGTCCGCAAGCGGCTCCTTCCCTCCTGGCTCTCTCCCCCCGAGCCCAggaaccctcccttccccctgatgACCTGGTCGGGTAGTCAGTGGCGCTCAGGTTGATGAAATAGTCCCAGGGCCAGTCCGTGATCTCCAGCAGGTCCTTCATGCTGCGCAGGTACATCTTCAGCAAGCTGGCGCCGCCCCAGATGGTGACCATGCGCCAGGGCGTGACCCGGATGTTGGGGTAGTGCTGGGCCAGCTCCAGGGCCTCGCGGTGCAGGTAGTTGGAGCGCTGCAAGGGCAGAGGTTGCAGCTCAGGAACTGGGCTTTCTAGAGCACTGGCACCCAGCAACGGGAAACCAGTAACGCTGGGACACTGCACTGTACCGCTTAGCGATGCGGGGCCTGATTCGCGGAGGTGCTGAGCGCCTAAAGCTCCCGCTGACTTCCCCCAGAGCTGCTCAGAGCGTCTGAGAATCCGAGCGCCTCACCAAAACGGGTATtgccattgtacagatggggaaaccgaggcacaccgaggctaagtgacttgcccgaggtctcACAGCAaaccagcagcagaggcaggaatagaactcaggaatcctgactcctgctctaaccattagaccaatTTTGTCTGCTTGGTACTTCAGTCTCTTCTGGCTGGTACCATGGGCCCCCCAGCCTGCCTTCATGACGAGTCTCTGTGCTGGACCCTGCTGGGCCACTGAGCCCTGCCTCCTACTCCCCTGGGCACGGTCTAATCGGCAGCTCCAAACCTCAGCCCCACAATCAGAAGCAGGACCAGGGCTTGGAGAAGTCTCGTGGTGGAGCTTGGACTTAGGGCACAGACAACTGACTGGGAGGCTAGGACAGGTCTGACAGCCCGCTGGGGTCGCCCAGAAAGGATGGGAACAATGGGCAAGTCAGCCCCTCCATGCTctctgggcgggggggcagcaataaccccccctgcagccccaggagtTCTTGCCTCCCATCTCAGTGCTAAGAGCTGAGCCGCTCGGCTCATTTGTGGTTTATgagggatgggagggtgggggaggtgttTCACCTCTGGCCCAGTGTTTTGCATGTTGATTGGACTttgccagggctggggagaggaacCAGAGGGAGAAAATGCTCATTTCCTTTCccggatggggtgggggagagtccctcagtcagctccttctcCATGGAGCTCCATGAGCAGCGTGGGACTGGGGGATGGGGCAGTTCAGCTTtgctccagccccaggcctggtcccatctctgcaggagagcagagagaTATGGGGAGGGGAGCCTGTCGCAGGCTCACTGGGGAGGGCGGGGTGGAATGTTCCCTGTAGGAGCAGAAACCTCCAAGCTGATAGGGGAGTTTGGTGAGGACAGGTAGCCAGAtctgtgggaggggagcagagcatgGAGGGTCAGCTGTGAGAGAGGCAGGGAACAGATCACTGCCTTCCCAAGGCAGGTAGGAGGGACAGGGAAATGGATCCCAGCACCCCAGGGCAGATGGGGGGAAAAcacagggggatgggggagaaatgGATCCAGCCCCCTGgcacagatggggggggggaaacacagGGGGAGGAATGGATCCAGCCCCCAGTGCAAATGGGGGGAGAGGAATAGATTCCAGTGTCCGGGGCAGACGGGATAGGACAGATCAAGGAACATTTCCCATGAATTCATTTCCCAGGGGAGCTATCGTAGTCCCATGGGGTGTTAGGAGCGGAGGCGGGGCCTGCGTGGCACTCTCTCTGTTCAGACCTGCTCTGTGCTAGGAGTCTGAGAGCCCCCGTCCCAGGTGACACACTTCATTCCGATCTTCATTCGCGTCACGGGTTGTTCTTACGCTGCTGTTTTGCTGAGCTGGTTcctccagccagccaggggccTGCCATGGATCTGCCCACGAGAGTCTGCTTTACAAGTGATCAGGAGCAAGAGAACGTGGCCAGGCCTCCCTCTCCTGTAAGGTCCAGGGCACCGTGCCCTGCAGACAAGGCTCTCGGGCCCCTTCCTTCCTCCCGTCCCCACTCAGCACAAATGCCTTCTGTGCCCACCCCAGGGCCCCgtcctccccacctcctcctgccccaatgtTCCCCTACAGCTATGGTTCTTTGCCCGGCCACCCATGTGCTACCCTCACTCACCCCTGCCGTGGTGCCCGCTCACCCACGGATGCCTCCGCAGCACGAGTGCTCCTGGGGGCGCCTTGTGTGACCCCTGCTAATTCAATGGGGCTCTTTGTCTATTGGCTAGACTATATACAGAGGCTTAGCCAAGTCTGTTCTGCCCCCTAGCTAGTGGGCCTGATCCTTAACTCCAGCAGTAGAGGCGGATGCTTTCAGAGCCCAAGGTTCAGTCCCTGCAGACAATCCAAGCAGGGGTGTCGTTACAATTGCCTCCTACCAACCTCTGGCACATCCTCCACCACCTGCACAGCTACTACACCCGAGCGCCTCCACCCCACACTGCAGTGTGACCTTCTGCgaaccacctctcctccccccccccccacctcctaccTTGTCGACGTGGATGTAGAAGAAGTGCTGCTGGTGGTACACAGCCTTGATGAGCCGTTTCAGCTGGCGGATGGCCCTCCCATGAACAACCAGCATGTACGCAATCCGCACCGGCTTGCTCACGGAGGCCTGGTGCGTCTTGCTCTCGTCCCACTGGATCACGGGGCTGACTTTCCCTGGGGGGACAGAGAGCAGATGCTCACTGAGCCAACAGCTGGGCTCAGCTCACCCGCTCGCTCGGGGAGGGAAGCAGCCATCGCTCAAGACCCCTCTGCCAGCTGTTCTCTTACAGCAGAATACACAGTCCCCGTACTGCCCAGCCCCGCTGTTAGCGTCTTCCCAACCTAGGGCTGCACGTTCACCTTGCCACGGGCCCCAGGGACACACCTGATCTGCCAGGAGAGCAGACTGCAATCACCCCCATCTCCACTGGGCTGCAAGCACTCTCAGTGCTAACATCCAATGTGGCCAGGATGCTGAGTAAGTACAACACAGCCTGCTGGGATGTGTAATCTCCACGGGACAATCTTCTCCATTaacaggggggtggaggggtacaAGGCAGAAACACGGTGGGCTGCATTTGTGATTTTCCTTTGTAGGGAGTGAACCCACCCAGACAAAGTAGCCTCGTTTAGGAGGGAGATTCTTAGGCGACTAGGCTGGCGTGGCTTTGATTGGATTACCTGTGCAGGTATTAGTCCCAGTCAGGGGGTGCGGAGACAGGGTaatggggcaggacatttgcccCACCCCAGATTAGGGTTGGACG from Malaclemys terrapin pileata isolate rMalTer1 chromosome 13, rMalTer1.hap1, whole genome shotgun sequence includes:
- the XYLT2 gene encoding xylosyltransferase 2; the encoded protein is MVASARVQKLARRYKLAIATALAILLIQGLVVWSFSSLEEDDHGEGRQKKARLPENSEGSKDSDSSAGRRGSASRKHGRWKGRPESPGVLVAKVVRAVTAKHKPGRRLPAARDDSSRRNRTELRGDAQLAVFQHGDTGSVEGAPQPTENSFTPKCEITGKDALSALARASTKQCQQEIANVVCLHQAGNLMPRSVPRHCQLSGKVSPVIQWDESKTHQASVSKPVRIAYMLVVHGRAIRQLKRLIKAVYHQQHFFYIHVDKRSNYLHREALELAQHYPNIRVTPWRMVTIWGGASLLKMYLRSMKDLLEITDWPWDYFINLSATDYPTRTNEELVMFLTKYRDKNFLKSHGRDNARFIKKQGLDRLFHECDSHMWRLGERQIPEGIVVDGGSDWFALTRSFVEYVVYTEDQLVSQLQQFYTYTLLPAESFFHTILENSHACETLVDNNLRVTNWNRKLGCKCQYKHIVDWCGCSPNDFKPQDFLRLQQLSRPTFFARKFESTVNQEVLEILDSHLYGNYPPNTPALKAYWENVYDRVDGLSGLSDLILTVYTSFSRLGLQKVTSSQMQKAEKFCRFEPHGFPSSVHLYFYDDRFQGYLVMQEVQNSGTGQVESLEMWMMPRGALKLAGHGGQTNRLQNLEVGTEWDPKERIFRNFGGLIGPFDEPVAMQRWSRGPNLTATVVWIDPTYVIATSYDITVDAEAEFTQYKPPLNRPLRPGVWTVRLLQFWEPLGENQFLVVPQTFNHNQPVGKDDSSWLHGGPPRNEYMEQSFQGLGGILNLPRSDEVEKEALRNAQLMGKALEDWTDSSIGSFWSVADLCVSSPSSCSSLDTCSKTSWSSLSPDPKAELGAIKPDGRLR